The nucleotide window AAAATTGTGGCCGTTTCGGCCAGACGTGTGATCCAAACTCTTGAGAGGGGAAACTATCATGCAGAGGCGTGGTACGCAGTATCGTTCGTGGGCAGGAATTCTGTGCGCGGTGACTCTGATTCTGGCGGGCAACGACGCGGAGGCTCAATCCACCACTCATGATACCCATCATGAGAATGAGGGTGCACCGACGACGGCCGCGTGGGCTGAACGATTGAAAGGCCAGACGATCGTCGAGGACACGATGGAGGGTCGTCCGGACCGCACGGCGATGGTCGAACGCCAGCATCATCGCATCATGGAGCAGATGGAACGCGACGCCGAGGCGCAACGGGCGAGCGGGTATTTCAACAACGTGAATATGATGCACCAATACGGCGCCGGTAACCAGGACGTGCTGCTGATATCCGACTCAGGCGCCGAGCCCGTGCAGACGGGAGGCGGGCGCTGCCCAGCGGCCGCGCCGGTCCGGAAGTACGACGTTTCGGCGATCAACGTCGAGATTTCGCTCAACATGTGGCTCGACTATTACCCAGGCTACATGTACGTGTTGACCGAGAACATCGAGCATGTGCGCGAAGAGGAAGCCGCGAATCGCGCGGCCCGCGAAAAGGACGGCTACGATCCCGGGGCCGTCAAAAACGGATTGCAGAGTCAGTGGATTCAGCCGCTGGTGATCCGGGGCAATCAAGGAGACTGCGTCAAGATGACGCTGCGCAATCAACTCGAGGGTGGGGAGGAAGTCAGTCTCAATATCCATGGATCCAGCATGGTGGTCGCGTCGACCGGTCAGCCGGCGACGACGACGAACCCGGACAGTGTGGTGGCTCAAGGCAAGGCCGCGGAGTTCGAATGGTATATCCCGCCGACGCAACAGGAGGGCGGGCGCCAGTTCCATTCCTACAGCAATGATCGCGAGTTGACGGTGATGGGCCTGTTCGGGGCCTTCGTCGTCGAACCGAAGGGATCCGAGTACCTGGATCCGATCGGCAGCGGCGATCCGACGCCGATGGCCAGCGGATGGCAGGCGATCATCAAGAACGGCACCGGTCCGGATTTTCGTGAATTTGTGCTGATGTATCACGAAGTCGGCGACGAGGCCTTCAGGCCGCTGAACAAGAAGGGCGATTTTCTCCCACAGCGCGATCCGTTGACCGACGTCTACCGGCCGGTGGCTCGCGCCCTCAACTATCGTAGCGAGCCCTTCGGCATCGACAACATGCAGACGCAGCACGAGTACTTCGGGTTCGAAGACGAATCCATGGCCTACAGCGCCTATACGTTCGGTGATCCGGCGACCACCGTCCCGCGCAGCTATCTGGGAGATCCGGCCAAGTTTCGCTTAGTGCACGGGGGATCGGAGGTCTTTCACTCCCACCATCCTCATGGCGGGTCGATCCGGTGGCCGCGCAGCCCGCGCGCGATCGATGAAATGCCCTTGTGGCATACGGCCAAGAACGGGCCGGTCAAGTACCCGGTGATCAGGACCAAGTCCGACCGGGTCGACGTCGAGGTCATCGGTCCGTCCGAGACGATGGACCTGGAGACGGAATGCGGCTCGGGCCTCTGTCAGCAATTGGCCGGCGACTTCCTGTTCCATTGCCACGTCGCGCACCACTACATCGCCGGCATGTGGGGGTATTGGCGGGTCTACAACACGTTGCAGCAAGGGGAGGTCCACAATGATACGATGCCGGCTCTTCGCGAACTCCCAGACCGGACGGGTCGTATTCAAGCCGGTGTGACATCGGATCAGCTCATCGGTCGCACAGTGGACTGGTTCGGCAAGACGTTCACCATCGTCAAGGATGGGAAGACGGATTGGAAGGCTTTGCCTGCCGTGGTCCAGGTAAAGGATTGGGTCGCCATGCAGCTGCCGCCGCAGGGGCAGCCGGGCCACAAAGACGACGAACGAGGCCAGACCAACTCGTACGACGCCAGCGTGTTGGATTGGGCGTGGCAGGGGGACCGTGCGATGACTGAGCGGGAGAATACGGTGGAGAATCCGCGATATCAATCGACGGCACCCGGCAAGCGACTGCCGATCCTGTTCGAGAGCGCCACCGGCAAGATCGCCTGGCCGCATCTGAAGCCGCACTTCGGCCGACGCGTGCCCTTCTCCCAGAACCACAATCCGTCTCCGTGGCTCGACATGATCCATTTGGAGGAAGACGGAGCGCCCAGCTCCTATCCGGCAAAGCCGGGAGAGAACGGGCGCTGGAGCATGTGTCCGGAGAACGCAGGCTCCAAGAAGTATAACGTGCATTTCATTCAGACGCCGATGACGCTCGCCGACAAGCAGGGCGATACGCCGGCGATCGAGGACAAGGACGGCCTGATTTATGTGTTGCACGAGGAAGAGGCTCAGGTTCGGAAAAGCGCGATCAAGTATCCGCTCGTCGTGCGGGCGAATATCTACGATTGTATCGATTGGATGCTCACCAGCGAGTGGGAAGACGACGACCATATCAACTTCCATTCGTCGAAGATCAACACGCACTGGCATTTTCTGCAATTCGACAACCAATCGTCAGACGGTGTGATCACCGGGTTTTCGTACGAGCAGTCGGTGCGTCCGTTCACGATGTTACAGAAAAAGGTCAACAAAGGGCTGCCGTTGCCGATGAATACGACGTTCACCAAGGCCGCCAAGAAGGGCGAGCGGGTGATCACGGTCAAGAATGCCGCTCAGTACCATCCGAACGTGGAGCTTCTGATCGGTGCGGACAATGTCGGAGGCAACGAAATCGGACGCGTGAAGTCCATCAAGGGAAACCAGATCACGTTGTATCGACCCTTGAGGAATGACCATCCGGTGAACGATATCGTGACGGTCGAGTTCGTCCGCCAGCGATTCTGGGTGGACTCCGACGTGGGCACCGTCTTCTGGCACGATCACGCGTTGGGTCGGGTGACCTGGCCGCACGGTGGGTTCGGGACGATCATCATCGAACCGGTCGGTTCAACGTATCACGATCCGAAGACGGGCAAGCCGATTAGGAGCGGACCGTTGGCCGACATCCGGACCGCCGAACCGGTGGGCTACGGAGTCAACGGCAGCTTCCGCGAGTTGCTGGTGCAGCTCAATGACACCGTGCCGCACACGGTGAACATCGTCACGGCGGGGAATCCCCCTGGGCAGCCGATCGAGGTGGCCCTCGAGGCCGGGAAAACCGTATCGTTCCCGATGCCGGAGAATATTCCGATGACGCCGATGCCCTTCCTCAACGGCGGGACTCATACGACAGGAGGCGGCTTGAATTTCAAGGCCGAACCTATCTCCAGCCGCTTGCTGTCGAATCCGGATGCGTCCAAGCTGTTCAGCAGCGCCGTTCACGGCGATCCCTACACGCCGATGGTGCGCGCGTATCTGGGCGACACGGTGGTGTTCCGCCTGCTTCAGACCATGGCGAACGAAACGATGGTCTGGACGCTGTCCGGCCATACGTATCTGACCGAACGCTATGCGGGCGACGCCAACCGGAAGAACTCGATTCATATCGGAATCGCCGAACGCTACGATCTCGTGGTTCCGCAAGCCGGAGGCCCGCGGCTTCAGCCTGGGGACTACATCCACTTCAACGGCCGCACCTCCAAGCTCTCGGAAGGTGCGTGGAGCATCATGCGGGTGCTGGATAAAGAAGCGCCGGACCTGCAGAAGCTGCCGGCCGGCTACAGCCGCAGGAACAACATCCCGCAGCCGCTTCCGGTCTGTCCGCCGGACGCTCCGGTGAAAAGCTTCAACGTGGCGGCGTTGGATTATCCCTCGATGAAGCTGAATCTGAAGGCTCCTGATGTGATCGAAGTGGACTTCGAACGGACGATCCAAATGGTGAACCCCAACGCGAAGATCTACGCGTTGGAGGAGGAAGTCGCCAGGGTTGGCAGCGGGCTGCAGCCGATGCCACTGACGTTGCGGGCCAATGTCGGAGACTGTCTCAAAATCAAACTGACCAACCGGATGAAGGAGGGTCGAGCCTCGTTCTCCGCCATCGGTTTGGCATTCGACCCCAAAGATTCGCTCGGGGCGAACGTCGGGAACAATCCCGGCGATCAGACGGTTTCGCCGGGAGAGAGCCGCACCTACACGTACTATGCGGACCCATTCCTGGGAGAGACCGCATCGCTGGTATGGGACTGGGGCAATGTGATGCTCAATCCTCGGAGCGGACTCTATGGAGCGGTGGTGATCGGTCCGAAGGGCGCCCAGTATCGGGATCCCAAGACCGGTGCAGATATCTCGACCAAGAACAGCTGGGTGGCCGATGTCATCGTAGACCGGACCATTCAGGGGTATGAGCACCGCGTCAACTACCGCGATGTGGCGCTGTTCTTCCAGGACGAGGACAATATCATCGGGACGAGCTTCATGCCCTACGTGCAGAACACGGCGGGTTTGACCGCCGTCAACTACCGTGCGGAACCCTATAGGTTCCGCCAGGACACCGGGTGCAGCCTGGGGAAGGTGTTCCAGCCCTGCGTGGTGGACAAGCCTGAGGATCCTGCGACCCCGATCATCGAGGCCCATGCCGGAGATCCGGTGCGGATCCACGTGTTTGGGGCCAGCAACGAGCAGAACGGCATGTTCAGCGTCGAACGTCATGAATGGCCGATCGAGCCCTTCATGCGCGGAGCCGACATGATCAGCGTGGTGGAGTTCTCAGGGTCTGAGACCCTGGATGCCTTCCTCCCTAGCGCCGGAGGCCCATTCCGAATGCCGGGCGACTATGTCTGGAGCAACCAGCGGCTGCCCTATTCGCAGTCCGGGCAATGGGGCTATCTGCGCGTGCTCCCTGCAGGCGACCAGCGCATCAAAGGCCTATCGAGCATTCGTCCGGGGGTCAAGCAGGCCGACTCCGAGACTCCGCCTCGGATCGGTCCTGTGTCTTCCGTGATGCGCTGATCGGATCTGCCGGCGCGATCGACGGGGGGAAACCCGTGGCCCGGGTTTCCCCCCCCGCCTGATTATCTATGCGCCTCGTTTTCTCTTGAGCAGGGCCGGCGCCACTGTCGCGGCTTCCTTGACCAGGATGCCCATCTTCGGATGGGAGGGTTCGACGTCGACCGGGATGTCGTAGTGCCTGAGGCGCTCGCTGGCGGTGGGCCCGATGGAAGCCACCACCAGCCGCTGGCAGGCAGCTCGAAAGGTCTCGGTTCGGCCCGTGCGCTCGACCAACTGCATGACGTGATCAATCTGAGCCGCGTTCGTCACCAACAGCACGTCGATCGCGCCCTGTACGATTT belongs to Nitrospira sp. and includes:
- a CDS encoding multicopper oxidase domain-containing protein, which gives rise to MQRRGTQYRSWAGILCAVTLILAGNDAEAQSTTHDTHHENEGAPTTAAWAERLKGQTIVEDTMEGRPDRTAMVERQHHRIMEQMERDAEAQRASGYFNNVNMMHQYGAGNQDVLLISDSGAEPVQTGGGRCPAAAPVRKYDVSAINVEISLNMWLDYYPGYMYVLTENIEHVREEEAANRAAREKDGYDPGAVKNGLQSQWIQPLVIRGNQGDCVKMTLRNQLEGGEEVSLNIHGSSMVVASTGQPATTTNPDSVVAQGKAAEFEWYIPPTQQEGGRQFHSYSNDRELTVMGLFGAFVVEPKGSEYLDPIGSGDPTPMASGWQAIIKNGTGPDFREFVLMYHEVGDEAFRPLNKKGDFLPQRDPLTDVYRPVARALNYRSEPFGIDNMQTQHEYFGFEDESMAYSAYTFGDPATTVPRSYLGDPAKFRLVHGGSEVFHSHHPHGGSIRWPRSPRAIDEMPLWHTAKNGPVKYPVIRTKSDRVDVEVIGPSETMDLETECGSGLCQQLAGDFLFHCHVAHHYIAGMWGYWRVYNTLQQGEVHNDTMPALRELPDRTGRIQAGVTSDQLIGRTVDWFGKTFTIVKDGKTDWKALPAVVQVKDWVAMQLPPQGQPGHKDDERGQTNSYDASVLDWAWQGDRAMTERENTVENPRYQSTAPGKRLPILFESATGKIAWPHLKPHFGRRVPFSQNHNPSPWLDMIHLEEDGAPSSYPAKPGENGRWSMCPENAGSKKYNVHFIQTPMTLADKQGDTPAIEDKDGLIYVLHEEEAQVRKSAIKYPLVVRANIYDCIDWMLTSEWEDDDHINFHSSKINTHWHFLQFDNQSSDGVITGFSYEQSVRPFTMLQKKVNKGLPLPMNTTFTKAAKKGERVITVKNAAQYHPNVELLIGADNVGGNEIGRVKSIKGNQITLYRPLRNDHPVNDIVTVEFVRQRFWVDSDVGTVFWHDHALGRVTWPHGGFGTIIIEPVGSTYHDPKTGKPIRSGPLADIRTAEPVGYGVNGSFRELLVQLNDTVPHTVNIVTAGNPPGQPIEVALEAGKTVSFPMPENIPMTPMPFLNGGTHTTGGGLNFKAEPISSRLLSNPDASKLFSSAVHGDPYTPMVRAYLGDTVVFRLLQTMANETMVWTLSGHTYLTERYAGDANRKNSIHIGIAERYDLVVPQAGGPRLQPGDYIHFNGRTSKLSEGAWSIMRVLDKEAPDLQKLPAGYSRRNNIPQPLPVCPPDAPVKSFNVAALDYPSMKLNLKAPDVIEVDFERTIQMVNPNAKIYALEEEVARVGSGLQPMPLTLRANVGDCLKIKLTNRMKEGRASFSAIGLAFDPKDSLGANVGNNPGDQTVSPGESRTYTYYADPFLGETASLVWDWGNVMLNPRSGLYGAVVIGPKGAQYRDPKTGADISTKNSWVADVIVDRTIQGYEHRVNYRDVALFFQDEDNIIGTSFMPYVQNTAGLTAVNYRAEPYRFRQDTGCSLGKVFQPCVVDKPEDPATPIIEAHAGDPVRIHVFGASNEQNGMFSVERHEWPIEPFMRGADMISVVEFSGSETLDAFLPSAGGPFRMPGDYVWSNQRLPYSQSGQWGYLRVLPAGDQRIKGLSSIRPGVKQADSETPPRIGPVSSVMR